The Vitis vinifera cultivar Pinot Noir 40024 chromosome 1, ASM3070453v1 DNA segment tttatgatcaTGATTTAACTGGGATGATGGCtgaaaaatgaaatatcttATTTGGGattcccttcttttcttatttttgtgtGATAAAAGAGCTTTTAGCTTTTAGCTTTTGTGTGATAAAGAGCTTTTGAATAAAGATCACGTGAAATAAATCCAAAGCAGGAGCTTTCACTACAAGGAATATTGTCCGTACTTATCTACTAACTTCCTTTCCAATCCATAAGTTTTCACCAGCTTACTGTTTAGGGAGAAAGAAACCATTCATTTAATGAAGCAAACCTAATGGTCAAACAAACTGAATCCAAATGCTTGGAAAGCACCATTTCTCTGTTTCTGATAGCTTTTATGAAAAACCACCCACCACCTCAGGAGTCTGTCTCTCTGAATTTGAACAAGTATGATTCTGGGGATCCATTAATTcaatctattttttagaacccCTTTATTATCCTCAGTAATATACAAAGCTTTGCAGAGTGTGGGTAGGATAGATTCGATAGCTCTATGATGCTGGAGTTACAGCAGCTTTCTGAAGTAGCAGAAAAATTTTGTTAGTCCACTGCAAGCATGTTTAGCCACGAGGGAAGAAGTAAAAATGAAGTACTAAATTGGATTATTTGTTCTTCATCATATTTATTTGAGACCCATGAATATGTCTTATTTGGCAAcgatttttcaaaaacagttttctattttttagattaaaaaaaaatcataaaaatatattggatagtcttttaaaaataaaaaaaaatagaatattttaaaataaaatattttaaaaatgagacTTTGTCCATGCATTTCAAGCCTAATCTTTATTTCAAGGGAAGAGCTTGGTTCTTTATTTAAAGGGGAGAGACTCATGGGTAACAATAAGAGCAAACCATATTCTAGGAACATATGAAAATGGAAAGAGTGCAATTGATAGtggttttttttaaagggtTATTTAGAGTCATTTAgtaatgattttataaagtgtttttagtttaaagaGTATtctcgaaaaaaaaaaagtattaaacaaaatttaagtaatatttttaaaatttttaaaaattacttataatgtttttaagaaaaatatttgataagtgattttatagagaaaacactttcactaaaaatattttgaataaaaacgCTATTAGATGCACATTTAAAGCCcgtttgatattgattttaggaaacatttataacatttttaacacttgaaaaatttttatcattcaagtgttagaaagtttaaaaacgttttctaaaatcactatcaaacacactattagtagaagtgttttctttaaaagtgtttctgaaatacttatttattaagaatgtgtttggtagtaattttagaaaatatttttaattcttttaatatttaaaagataaaaaattttaagtattaaaatattaaaaacattttttaaaattactatcaaacgtaCTCTTAAAACGTGCTTAATAACAATTCTATGAGGTATTTTTAGTacttaaaaagattaaaattctCCATATTAAAAagtctaaaaacactttttaaaatcattatcaaacatcctttaaatattttgtaaagaactaataaaaaaaaggtattttctAACTTTTTGTATGAAcccataatttttctttaaaaataccTTTTAAGGTAAAAGTGCTCAGCCATGTGATAAAATCTTACCCGTTTTTGCTCTTCAATGTTTGCCTTTATGAGGGAGTAAATGGCAACACCAGCAATGGCTATTGCAGTTCCAATCCCAGTCTGCCTAGAGATTTTGTTCCCTGCCAGATTTTGCAGCCATTAGAATACAAGAAAACAAGAGTTAGTTCAGTGAGGATGGCTGATAAATATTGAATCGAGGTCTGAAGTTTTTCTGATATGGAAATTTAGAGTTAGTTGGCGGCACAAATCATTTTGAGGGGAGGAATGAACCAATACCGAATATAACAATGGAGAATCCAATGACAAAAACTCGCTTCAACACATTTCCAACTGCATGTGTAAGCGGCGCAACCCGTTCCAAGGTGTTGGTAGCAAGCTGCAATTGGAAGCAAAAGAGTTAAAAGAACCAGAAAAATGCAAATTCAATACCTTATTAGTCTGATTCACACTATGTCACTATCAGACATGCGCATTTGGAGTCTAACACAACAGCTTGAAATTGACAAGGATGCATTTGAACCTTCGACACCACTTATTAGGTCAACAaaagctctaataccatttatTCAATCGATAAAAGCTTCAATATTAACAAGTACATAAAGTTTTAACATGATTTGGTCTATCATATCTATCTtcacaaaagaaatagaacattcattatataataaaaaatattgcagATGATAAAACCATATACAATTATTGAGTCTCAAACTATCCcatattttctactttttgtaTCTCTGCCTTAAGTTCTTTAATTCCATCGAATTTTATTAGGTGtctctcattctttttcatatttttatctacTATGTATAGTCCTTATAAGTTTATCTCTTTCATAAACTTTACTCTTCATAACCTGAGATATttacataaatatttatatcaactttctttattttataagaaatctaattacaattacataccaaaatattttatataatatttcttctataaaaaaaaaaatatattctaagtAATAATTGTGACACTTTCCAACTGCATTTAAAACATCATATAACAACATGGTTTATATGGTTCATATGCTTTTTGCTTATACAACAAATAAAGTCATTCGGTTATATCCTAACTTCGTTATCACGGTACTTGTCCGTAAATGTGactctaataaaaaaatgtaacatcAAGCAGGGCCAAAATTTCTCACCACCCAACTTTCAAATGGTGCGAGTTATGTGACAGATCCTGGACGTATATGCCCTTTTATGGACTTCCataaagttaaattttaattacaaaggaATCCCTGAAGTGACTTGGACAGAAAAAGACAAGGAGGCCTAGAAAAATCTTAAAATGTACTAGAAAAGCTAACAACTTACACTATAAAGATCAAGCAATAAGAAGCAGCTCCAACTATAGAATGTGATGTtcaatgaactttttttttccagagCTAAGAAGGGTAGCTATGGATGTGGCTTACCTGATTGTACAGATGGTAAAACATTCCAATCCAAAATAGATCAGACAAAAATTTGGTTAGACCGACTTTAGCAATTGCATCCCTGAAACCATACTGCATCAGCTGAGGCCCCTCAATCTGAAACCAAATAATCAGAATTTCGACCAAGAAACAAGAATTTCATAACTTCCATTCATCTCTGTGATAAGCAAACGTACCAGTACTGCCGGTGGGATGCAAAACAGGAGGGCGATTATTGAAGTGTATGCATATACATTTGTGCTGTCCATTCCCGTCtgttaaaaaaaacacatgaattAGTCCATTTTCAGCACAAAAAAGACTTCTTCTTGAGTGATGAGGCCATTCCCTTGTGTTTGTGTGTAGTTTATGTGCAGAGTTCAAGAGAGATTTATGAATATCAGCATGAATAAAGACTAACATATGACTTCATGCATGGATTAAGCTTCTTGAAGAGAAATGAGGAACATAATCAAGTAAGAAATGAAACGAAAACTTCGAATACAAGACACTTCCTGAAAGATCTTACCATTGCTTTCTTTGAATATATACTTCTGTAGGTaaatgcaatatttgaaatcattgcACTAATGAAGCCAGTCCAGTTAAAAGAAAGTTCAGTCAGAGATGCCATTGATACGCCTAAAATAGAAATCGAGCCGTTCAGTATTTCAGCGAACAAACTGAGACATAATTATGTGGCACATGTCGACAAAATCACCAAACAGTCTGCCATATTGGCATATTTATACATATACATGGCAGGTGGAGGACGTCTGATGTTCTTTTTACAGTTAAGGAAACCGAAAAAAAATCGAAGGAAGGGGACTAAAATTCAAGGAGTTACCAATAACAACAGGGGCCAATGACAGCCAGAGGGAAAAGGGAATTTGATGGCCTAAAACAAACTGAGAAGCAGCAGCATTGAAAAATGGCTCCAGGGCTGCAGAAGAAGCATCAAGAAATAGTTATGAGCAAGAAGCTATCATAATCTCAACTGTCACCCAACTTAACCAAACTCTTAAACTACCCATCCGAAACCAGGGCATATGCTTGTGCCACTCCATCTCGTTCATCACCTTTGATAGTGTGGGTAAATGACACAGCCACCGCTGCAAATGACACATTAGACATAACATGTCCAAGGGCATGGCAGAGTGCAACAGGAGTGAGGAGCAGCAGGAGCTCCTTATCCATCGGCTGGTTTCATAAAAACACAGTAAATTCAATTGAAATCCATAACATGCCTCAGGTAGACATCtatcaaatatgaaatacaGGACTCACAGCTCGTTTTGGTAAACCAACAGCCCAACTGACAAGACAGTAGGCCACGCCCACAAGGAGATGTATAAGAGAAACAAAGCTGCAATGGGGGAAAAGATGATCTAATTGTTAACGAGAATCGTATTTTCAAAACATGAATCTGTAAAAGGTTAAATTGACAAAGGTTTAGCAAAGATAACTTACTATGGGTATGGGAAATAATTATAAACCTTCTTGTTAAGTATGTTGAAAATTACATTCAAGAAGTACCTGCATAGATAAACTGGCTTCTGCTTAGAGCAACACAATGGAATAGTAATAGTTTCCTTTAACAATCCTTGGATCGGAAATGTGAGTggattgtgattttttttcaacTGGTATGAAGAATTTCAAGAACCCTTAATTGGGAAATTTCAGAATACATGAACATAGCCACTCATGAACAACAGCAGCATAccaaaaaatgaaggaaaaaaggcCGAGATTATTAACCATCTACATTGTATCAATCAAACGAGAAACAGGATGATTACCACAAGTCACAAATGGTATTGATCAATTAGTATGATCACGAATTCATTTCACAATCTCAAAATATGAAATCCAAAAGATTATTCATAAGGAACAATTCAGAGAATTGAATGAGTTCTATTGCGTATTAGTGAAAACATTCTCTCAAAGACTAATTTAAGTAAGTTCCAAAAAACCGCCATTATGGCAAACGGAAGTCTTTCAAATTTTACAGGGGAGTGATAAAAGGAAAGGAATCAGACAAGTGAGAAAAAGCCTACcacataaagaaaaagaatccGGTGACCAGGACGGGGAATTTCTCTGCAAAGCTCTTTGAAGGCTTTGTAACACTGCAGTTACACCATGAGTATCAGTTATCCAATTATAGCAGTTAATAATGCtgcgtttggttgctgagaaaatgtaggaaaagcaagcaacccagaattttgaatgaaataaaaaaaaaggagagatgaaGCCCAACCCATCGGCATCCGCAGCTGCAGCCGCCGGAACAGGAAGTTTTACTCCGGCGCCACCTTGCCGCCTCAGCAGAGGATCCCAACCAGCAAATTTCAAAGCATTGCCGGAGAATTGAACCGGAGCCGCAGACACTCGAATCTCCGGCAGCGCCGAGAAGGGACTCGCAGAAACAAGTGATGGAGTCCTGGGCAGTCCATAATTACGCGAAATTCTCTTCGCATTCAAGCCCAGAGAAGAAAACTGAGAGCAACGAACCGAAGCCGCCAGCGAAGCCATCCCAAACCAAACACAAAGAAAAAAGCCCCAAACTACGTCGCCCACCACCAACTGAAAACAATACAGAGCCTTTGAGCGTGCGGAGAATAAAAATCATCGAAAACGAAACTAAAACAAATGGGTGTCGATGAAATCAAGGAATCAAGAAAAAAAGCGGAGACATCGACATAGGAAGTGGTGGGGAAAAGCGCTGAAGACGATGTCGTCACTCTGTGACTGATGGAAATTCAAAAATGGGAAGGAGTGAGCGCTTGAAAAAGATGGACGGACACCTGCTGACCATCAGCAacagaataaaaaagaaaaaaaaagaaaaaaaaaagtggtggaATCATGTGAAGAGTGATGAATTGAGGTAGTTGGTTGTTCTTCATTAACGGTGAGAGTTGCCTCCAAAAAGTCGTTGCCCAACTGTGCCTTTGGGACCTACCCACTTGTGTTGTGGCCACGTGGGTGTGACTCACTCTTCTAATAATTGGGCCTGAGTGACTCTTCGATGCTCCAATGGAcctttttctctctccctcGTCTCCTCCCCTCCTATCATTCTTGGAATCCGCTAAAATAAGAATGCGGCTAgaatatgaaaagaaatatatacatataaattatAACATGAAAATAAATCTGGCTTTGGAATCTCATCAAATACCTAAAAAAATTACAcgaaattaataatataatcaatAGATATTATATACTATAGTTTGTATGTataatttattatcaattttttaattggGAAGCTATGGATTGAATGGGTCTAGTttggttttatatttaaaaattgaaattattaaaaaaattagtgtcACGTCTTTATCTCGTGAGTATAGTTATTAACAAAAACTCATTGAATTTGTTGTTTGGGCTCAgaatagaataaattaaaagttgCTCCTACCACCTGCCccacaataattaaaatttatttttggaaattatatttaaaaacatgaatCTCTCAATTTTCACAAAACATATACAAATAATGTTGATAAACATGACACAAATCACATCTGAGCTATCACATGTGTCACATGTTTGTCCTTAATAATATGatatttctagtttttattattaatgaCTTTTAAGGCTTTGTCTACTCACGTTCAAAATTTAACACTTTACCATAAACTTATTAAAGACCCATATTTTACATTCAATTACaaacttttcataaaaattataaaagagatcggttttttttctctttatttttgtttgattattagtattaaaaaattggaaataattATAGAGGGAGGTAGACAAAAttggaaataattaaaattattatttttttgttattttctaccATATTTCCCTTTTGTTTCTTCATCATCTCCTATACGAAAATGGGGCCTTGACTTTATCATAGAATCCAATTCCTTGAAATTATTTGGTTAACAAATTACTATGATGATAGTAGATCccaaaaaatgctaaaaataggctttactttatataaataatacatATGGTCCCAACTTTATGATTTTCTCTTTATGTGCCTTCAATTATTGATGACTACTATAGTGATTATGACATTGATATTCTAAGAAGAATTGTTTGTTAacacttttttatttcatttataagggattttttttcttttagtaaaataaataagcaTGTAATTAACTACTCtaacatttttcatatatttttaaaaatattccttaaaaatattatttagttttacatttataaaattggaATCAGATATCTAATTCTTAATAATATCCTATAATCAAGACAATTAATTGAATCCTGTAAAATCATTTCAACGAAGTTcattgatatcatttttttataaagcaaATCAACATCAATTCTTGAATAATTTACAtcgcttttatttttattgcgGCAAAAGATCccatttttaagttaaaacttCCATCATCTTTGGATAGAAATGAAAAGGTTgacttgtatttatttatttaaaaaataaagttacttgcttcattttaaataaatctttttaacatggttttaaatattttagtatttttctattattaatgtttttatttctaaaagttttattaccttcattttttaaatagtattaaaattataaaaattattactattttttttaaatagaaattatgtGCAAATAGACActaaaggttttaaaaaattgagatataaaaaaaattagtacaaaatatttaaaaattattttttaaatatataagataaatttatatttttttcgaAATTTTCTACTTTTATGTAAaagtttctgattaaaaaaaattaatttaaaaaatttaaaatccaaaagaagaagaaatcttGGTCCAGTCAAGGCAGTGGAGCTTAAATTTTGGGCTGGCTCAGCAATCCGTAACCCAACAACACAATCACATTTATTTTCTCTGATCATTTTTAGATCAAACGCTGAAACCCTAATATTCAAAATCGAGAAAACGTTCTCACTTGCAGATTCTCGAAGCGGTCCTCATGGACGGTACTGccaaagaagaagaacaagacGGAATGTCCGTACACTCTCCGTGCAAAGCTCCCCCTTCTTCCACTTCTTCTCTTTCCAAGGCATCTCTAAATGTATGCATTCGTGTCtcagtttcttttctttctttctttctttatttttttctttttggtgtgGGGGGGTGGGGTTCCTTaggttttttttgttgaattagGATGTCTCTTTGTTGTTAAACAGGAGCAATCTCAAGTTGATTTGGAACTCCGAATTCTTGAAGCTCTTGAAATTTATCCTCTTGTCAAGCTACAAGGCAAGTtcgttttcttcattttcattgtaTGAACGTTGGATTAGCTAGTGATCCTTGTGGAAGGGATTTGAGAGTGGTGGTGAAGACAGGTTTGATCATGCCTGGTGATCTTAGGTTTCAATGCCGCATTGATTGAATCTTTGTCTTCATATTGTCTTGCTTGTTTTCGTAGTTAGTATATGGTGGTCTTTTGGTTTCTTTATTGGAAAGTTGCTATGTTGGAATGTTTGAGAGGTTTTCTTTGCtgccatttttttcatttttttacttttggttTTGTGGAAGAAGAAAGGCGTTTGATTTGGTCCAAGGACTGGCTCTTGGAGTTAATAAGCAGTCAGATGGAGAAAGAAATTAATCGTCGATGTGAATTTACAAAGTAATTCTGAAGGATTTCACGCTTAGATGGTAATTAGTTGAATAAGAGATATGCTCGTTAATTGCAGAAACAGAGGGTAGATTTTTTTGATTGCTAATTTCACACCTTGGAATGTAAATATTTCCTTTGTGGGATTGTGTGGTCTGGAATATTGTAAGGGTGCCAGCATCTTATGCTAACAAACCAATATGTACTATAATAGCATCCATATACGTAACGAAATAGCTAAATTGAAGTGATAATGTGTTTCCTTCATTTATATCGTATGGGAAATGCATAATGTGACTAGTTCGTATTGTATCTTGTTCTTCAATTGAAAGGCCAGAAATTAGTTTACTCTCTTTTTCTCACAAGGGATAAGTGAACAAAGGGTGTccattaaataatcaaattaatgagTGCCAATTGCTTAAGCAGCACATGTAGTTCCGTCACATTCTTGATGTTGAGAATTTCATATTATCAAAAGTGCTACTTGTGCCTGGATACAAAGATCCTATGAAGCTCCATTATACTCTATCTTCCTTGGTTGTTAATAGGGTTTTCCAATGCATAGGTGGAGGGTGAAGATGACAAGTGGTCAGTTTTGTTGTCTTAATAGAAAAATTGTGGAAACTGAAACCATTTTCTTGGAAACTATTTGTGATTGCAAACTGTTTCTCAAATAAGATTCTTATTCTTACTCTTCTTATTATTAGTTGGAAAAGCACCTTGTACCCAGGTTTTGGGTTTGATGTTGTCTATTAAATGTTCCGTAGTGATAAACACACAATATTTAGCTCAAGAATGTGCAGTTATGGTAAAAATCAAACAGCAGTATGAAGTAGAGAAAGTCAAGGATAAGAGTAACTTCTTTTTGGCAAAGGGGAATCGATGATCTCCTAATAGGCAAAGGGTTCACAAGGCATTGCTGGAGAAACAAAGAAACATGAAAAAGTGGAGAGGATGGGGAGAGATGGATGCTAAGACTGCTAGGATTATTTGTCGTAGCTGTTGGATGAATTCATTCATATTGTGATTAATAGAGAGAAAGTTGAAGTGACACGGAAgaactaaaaaattaattatatggtGAAGAATATTATGAACAAGTTCTGTGTGAAGAAACAACTGTATAATTTGTAGATGGAGGGAAATATGGAATTGCTGGTGCATTTCAATGCATCTAACATGTTAAGCACAAATTGTTAAATTTTGGAGTGAAAATTGAAGAGGAAAATGAGGTGATGCTTCTATTGTCATCACTTTTCGCATCTCATAGTCTCTAGTTACTACATTGTTGTATAAGAAGACTAGTATTTGAGGAGATGACTAGAGGCCTCATGTCAATGAGAAAAGGTGAAAGCTAGTCGTATGTTGGAAGCACATATTTCTTGGTTTTGAGGAAGGTATCAAGGGCGTAAAAGAAGGAACTCTTTAGCAGAGATGTTGCATCTGATGATGCCTTTATGttataaaaggaattaaaatgATGTGTCAATTGACAGCTACTGCTGCTGAAAGGAAGGTGCCAAGCACAATGCTAGATTTGACTCTGCCTTCTTTTGTTCAAGTAGGCAGTTTTGCTGGACTACATGTTAATATGGTTTTTGTGCATGATA contains these protein-coding regions:
- the LOC100259322 gene encoding triose phosphate/phosphate translocator, chloroplastic isoform X2: MASLAASVRCSQFSSLGLNAKRISRNYGLPRTPSLVSASPFSALPEIRVSAAPVQFSGNALKFAGWDPLLRRQGGAGVKLPVPAAAAADADGVTKPSKSFAEKFPVLVTGFFFFMWYFLNVIFNILNKKVYNYFPYPYFVSLIHLLVGVAYCLVSWAVGLPKRAPMDKELLLLLTPVALCHALGHVMSNVSFAAVAVSFTHTIKALEPFFNAAASQFVLGHQIPFSLWLSLAPVVIGVSMASLTELSFNWTGFISAMISNIAFTYRSIYSKKAMTGMDSTNVYAYTSIIALLFCIPPAVLIEGPQLMQYGFRDAIAKVGLTKFLSDLFWIGMFYHLYNQLATNTLERVAPLTHAVGNVLKRVFVIGFSIVIFGNKISRQTGIGTAIAIAGVAIYSLIKANIEEQKRKAAVTPAS
- the LOC100259322 gene encoding triose phosphate/phosphate translocator, chloroplastic isoform X1, which translates into the protein MASLAASVRCSQFSSLGLNAKRISRNYGLPRTPSLVSASPFSALPEIRVSAAPVQFSGNALKFAGWDPLLRRQGGAGVKLPVPAAAAADADGVTKPSKSFAEKFPVLVTGFFFFMWYFLNVIFNILNKKVYNYFPYPYFVSLIHLLVGVAYCLVSWAVGLPKRAPMDKELLLLLTPVALCHALGHVMSNVSFAAVAVSFTHTIKALEPFFNAAASQFVLGHQIPFSLWLSLAPVVIGVSMASLTELSFNWTGFISAMISNIAFTYRSIYSKKAMTGMDSTNVYAYTSIIALLFCIPPAVLIEGPQLMQYGFRDAIAKVGLTKFLSDLFWIGMFYHLYNQLATNTLERVAPLTHAVGNVLKRVFVIGFSIVIFGNKISRQTGIGTAIAIAGVAIYSLIKANIEEQKRVRFYHMAEHFYLKRYF